A genome region from Thalassotalea euphylliae includes the following:
- a CDS encoding TolC family protein, which translates to MVFVTSIVNFYHQVRHGGRLYNAALSLVITIASAYLPAGNASTVSSSTNVSSILTLEKAINLAVSEDPWLNQSQYQEQASLAKGEAAMSFSDPVISIGVQNLPTDSWDFNQENMTQLRLGISQPLPRKGERAIRKSQFDLTAGKQPLLRLDRSAQLKRQVSLLWLEAFRAQQVIQFIEADRALFEKLVDSSKASYGSVSGKVKQQDIIAAQLELLQLDDRLATEQQEYLAALGALFEYLPSDVAGLEYLSIQLPSRLPLVDFSGRNKSHSQANLVQRFLTHPKIRAQSIDEKVAQQSVKLAKTQYQPKWQLNASYGYRDDADNRFINETNSGERADFFSVGVSVEVPLFTEKRQDNWLLAATAESEAVKTEQRLLLQKMLGETEKELANVVGLKKRQALYQSQILEQTQQQSKATLTAYTNANGNFTDVVRARIAELNAKVTALAIDVELLKAVSRLNYYFTTTTENTASK; encoded by the coding sequence ATGGTTTTCGTTACAAGTATTGTTAATTTTTATCATCAAGTTCGCCACGGCGGTAGGCTGTATAACGCAGCTTTGTCGCTGGTCATTACTATTGCTAGTGCTTATTTACCTGCTGGAAATGCTAGTACTGTTTCCAGCTCGACTAATGTGTCCTCCATTTTAACCTTGGAAAAGGCTATTAACCTCGCTGTGAGTGAAGATCCATGGCTGAATCAAAGCCAGTATCAAGAACAGGCAAGCCTTGCCAAAGGCGAAGCCGCGATGAGCTTTTCAGACCCTGTAATTTCGATTGGGGTGCAAAACTTGCCTACTGATTCATGGGATTTTAACCAAGAAAATATGACACAGCTAAGATTAGGTATCAGTCAGCCATTACCAAGAAAAGGCGAACGAGCGATACGAAAGTCGCAGTTTGATCTAACAGCAGGCAAGCAACCTCTGTTGCGGTTGGACAGAAGTGCGCAGCTTAAACGCCAAGTTTCTTTGTTATGGTTAGAAGCATTTCGAGCACAGCAGGTGATTCAATTTATTGAAGCTGATCGCGCTTTGTTTGAAAAACTAGTGGATAGCTCAAAGGCAAGTTATGGCAGTGTTAGCGGCAAGGTGAAGCAGCAAGACATTATTGCCGCGCAGCTCGAGTTATTGCAGCTCGATGATAGGTTAGCAACTGAGCAGCAAGAATATTTAGCTGCGCTAGGTGCCTTGTTTGAGTACCTGCCAAGCGATGTAGCGGGATTAGAATATTTATCAATCCAGTTACCTAGCCGCCTACCTTTGGTTGACTTTAGCGGTCGCAACAAAAGCCATAGTCAGGCGAATCTTGTGCAGCGTTTTTTAACGCATCCTAAAATTCGCGCGCAAAGCATAGATGAAAAAGTTGCGCAGCAAAGCGTTAAACTTGCCAAAACTCAGTATCAGCCTAAATGGCAGCTCAATGCGAGCTATGGTTATCGTGACGATGCAGACAACCGTTTTATCAATGAAACTAATAGTGGCGAGCGCGCTGACTTTTTCTCCGTTGGGGTAAGTGTTGAAGTGCCACTGTTTACTGAAAAGCGCCAAGATAACTGGCTGTTAGCGGCAACGGCAGAAAGTGAAGCGGTAAAAACAGAGCAACGTTTGCTACTGCAAAAAATGCTTGGTGAAACAGAGAAAGAGCTGGCAAATGTTGTCGGTTTAAAAAAACGCCAAGCCCTATATCAATCGCAAATTCTTGAACAAACTCAGCAGCAATCAAAAGCAACGCTAACGGCTTATACCAATGCTAATGGCAACTTTACCGATGTGGTGAGAGCGCGCATCGCTGAGCTTAATGCCAAAGTAACGGCATTGGCCATAGATGTAGAGCTGCTCAAAGCGGTCAGTCGCTTAAATTATTACTTCACCACAACGACCGAAAACACGGCAAGTAAATAA
- a CDS encoding efflux RND transporter periplasmic adaptor subunit: protein MNTKLKKIAIKPIALLIFGIALGVLGGYLLFPSGADNRGEATQGETAESTSEKEKKPLYWVAPMDANYRRDQPGKSPMGMDLVPVYEDEISSQGGGKDYGEGAVSIAPHVINNLGVRTAIAKKASLVHQINTLGVVQYDQDSIVHIHPRVAGWVEQLFVKAAGDQVKAEQPLYTLYSPELVNAQEEFLIALNRANVASTANAQASKSFPNNSLVKAAKARLSALHLSESFIERLTKSRQVQQNVTFYAPKSGVINNLKIREGFYVEPGNTLMSIGDLSSVWVEAQVLESDASFITIGNNVSMSLDFLPGQTWEGEVDYIYPTLRADNRTLRARLKFTNPNEQLKPNMYAQVTIDATPSEPTVNVPLSAVIRTGLQDRVVLALGDGQFKSVAVSLGQVSGEQVAILDGLGAGIEAGDEVVISAQFLIDSESSVSSDFMRMSSMAGDTAATATVNGIVNAIVYADIRADVDAEEGNAQRVINISRKAIEKWQRPATTMDFMVSDNLDLSAVKSGDKVRFTFEIRAGDFVVTEITAIDASEASQ, encoded by the coding sequence ATGAATACAAAGTTAAAAAAAATAGCGATTAAACCGATCGCATTGTTAATCTTTGGCATAGCCTTAGGCGTGCTTGGCGGATATTTATTGTTCCCGTCGGGGGCTGATAACCGAGGTGAAGCTACTCAAGGTGAGACAGCCGAAAGCACAAGCGAAAAAGAGAAAAAACCATTGTATTGGGTTGCGCCAATGGACGCTAACTATCGCCGCGACCAACCAGGTAAATCGCCCATGGGCATGGATCTTGTTCCTGTTTATGAAGATGAAATAAGCTCGCAAGGTGGTGGAAAAGATTACGGTGAAGGTGCGGTAAGCATAGCGCCACATGTGATTAATAATCTCGGTGTTCGCACCGCGATCGCCAAAAAAGCATCACTTGTGCATCAAATAAACACACTAGGTGTGGTGCAATACGATCAAGACTCTATCGTGCATATTCACCCGCGAGTTGCTGGTTGGGTAGAACAACTTTTTGTCAAAGCTGCTGGGGATCAAGTTAAGGCAGAGCAGCCGCTTTATACCTTGTACTCACCTGAATTAGTCAATGCGCAAGAAGAGTTCTTAATTGCGCTTAACCGCGCCAATGTTGCTAGCACTGCTAATGCGCAAGCCTCCAAAAGCTTTCCAAATAACAGTTTAGTAAAAGCGGCTAAAGCTCGTTTAAGCGCGCTGCACTTGAGTGAATCTTTTATTGAACGCTTAACCAAGTCGCGTCAAGTACAGCAAAACGTTACTTTTTACGCGCCCAAGTCAGGGGTGATCAACAATCTAAAAATTCGTGAAGGCTTTTATGTTGAGCCGGGTAATACGCTGATGAGCATTGGCGATTTATCTTCCGTGTGGGTTGAAGCACAAGTGCTAGAAAGTGATGCAAGCTTTATCACGATAGGTAACAACGTCAGTATGTCACTCGATTTTTTACCGGGTCAAACATGGGAAGGTGAAGTTGATTATATTTATCCAACCTTACGTGCTGATAATCGCACGCTACGAGCTCGGCTTAAATTTACTAACCCTAATGAGCAATTAAAGCCGAATATGTATGCTCAGGTTACGATTGATGCAACGCCAAGTGAGCCTACCGTTAATGTGCCATTATCAGCAGTTATTCGCACTGGGCTGCAAGATCGCGTGGTATTGGCATTAGGTGACGGACAGTTTAAGTCGGTTGCAGTTAGTTTAGGGCAAGTAAGTGGTGAGCAAGTTGCCATTCTTGATGGCCTAGGAGCTGGCATAGAAGCTGGCGATGAAGTGGTTATTTCCGCTCAGTTTTTAATTGATTCAGAATCGAGTGTTTCATCTGATTTTATGCGTATGTCGTCGATGGCCGGTGATACAGCTGCCACTGCGACAGTTAACGGGATTGTTAATGCCATCGTTTATGCAGACATTCGTGCAGACGTTGATGCAGAAGAGGGAAATGCACAACGCGTTATCAATATTTCTCGTAAAGCGATTGAAAAGTGGCAACGACCAGCCACTACAATGGATTTCATGGTTAGTGATAACTTGGATTTATCAGCAGTAAAGAGCGGTGATAAAGTGCGTTTTACTTTTGAGATACGTGCTGGTGATTTTGTTGTTACAGAGATAACCGCTATCGATGCTAGCGAGGCTAGCCAATGA
- a CDS encoding efflux RND transporter permease subunit, with protein sequence MIARIIYWSIHNRLLVLLLTLMLVAGGLYALKQTPVDAIPDLSDVQVIVKTSYPGQAPQVVEDQVTYPLTTAMLSVPGAKTVRGYSFFGDSYVYIIFDDDTDLYWARSRVLEYLSQVTPSLPAAAKPQLGPDATGVGWIYVYALQDKTGQHDISQLRSIQDWFLKYELQAVAGVSEVAAVGGMVNQYQVVVNPNKLRAFNIPLSHIQMAIQQGNQEAGASVVEMAEAEYMVTTSGYIQSKQDLAAIPLGLPADKNNQGKPLLLGDIADIQLGPQMRRGIAELNGEGETVGGVVVMRFGENAEQTIAGVKAKLEELKQGLPDGVEIVTVYDRANLIERAVENLWSKLLEELAIVALVCAVFLFHLRSAVVAVISLPIGILVAFIIMYWQGINANIMSLGGIAIAIGAMTDGAIVMIENMHKHLEKASSNGAIDNKARWQLVAKSAAEVGPALFFSLLIITVSFLPVFILEAQEGRMFSPLAYTKTYAMAAAAGLAITLVPVLMGYFIRGKLVSERKNPINRLLITIYLPVLSAVLKFPKSTVLAALVVTYIGFMPVNQIGSEFMPSLDEGDLMYMPTTYPGLSIGKARELLQQTDKLIRTIPEVQNVFGKIGRAETATDPAPLTMIETFIQLKPRSQWRAGITTDYLIAELDQLVKFPGLTNAWVMPIKTRIDMLATGIKTPVGIKIAGSDLAVIEQIGQQIEQVLGEHQGTASVYAERVAGGRYIDIDIDRIKASHYGLSIAEVQQVVATAVGGMNIGQTVEGLARYPINLRYPQDFRNSPEQLARLPIVTASGLHIALGDVANIGIKLGPPAIKSENARLNGIVFVDVDPDVDLASYVTSAKAMLAEEIPLPVGYSLTWAGQYEYMARAQEKLTYVLPLTLAIIVILLYLNFRQLTEVAIILATLPLAMIGGIWLIYLESFNFSVAVGVGFIALAGVAVEIGVIMLVYLNQAYQAALDKCQQRSQLMTNTMLIEAILQGAGMRVRPVVMTVATIIIGLLPILYGSGTGAEVMRRIAAPMVGGMVSALVLTLLVLPVVYYLWRRKGIRKN encoded by the coding sequence ATGATCGCGCGTATAATTTACTGGTCTATTCACAATCGGTTATTGGTTTTACTGTTAACCTTGATGCTTGTCGCTGGCGGTTTATATGCGTTAAAACAAACGCCCGTAGATGCAATTCCAGATTTGTCTGACGTGCAAGTGATCGTCAAAACCTCATATCCGGGTCAGGCGCCACAAGTGGTTGAAGATCAAGTGACTTACCCGCTAACCACGGCAATGTTATCGGTGCCGGGCGCAAAAACGGTGCGTGGCTATTCGTTTTTTGGCGATTCTTACGTTTATATTATTTTCGATGATGATACCGACTTGTACTGGGCACGATCGCGGGTGTTAGAGTATTTGTCACAAGTTACACCGAGTTTGCCTGCTGCTGCAAAGCCACAATTAGGGCCAGATGCAACCGGTGTTGGTTGGATTTATGTTTACGCGCTGCAAGACAAAACCGGTCAGCACGATATTAGCCAGCTTCGCAGTATTCAAGACTGGTTTTTAAAGTACGAATTGCAAGCGGTTGCTGGCGTATCGGAAGTGGCAGCCGTTGGCGGTATGGTCAATCAATACCAAGTGGTGGTGAATCCGAATAAGCTGCGCGCCTTCAATATTCCGCTGAGTCATATTCAAATGGCGATACAGCAGGGTAACCAAGAAGCAGGTGCATCCGTCGTTGAAATGGCAGAAGCGGAATATATGGTTACCACCAGTGGCTATATTCAATCAAAGCAAGACCTAGCGGCTATTCCCTTAGGTCTTCCTGCCGATAAAAACAATCAAGGCAAACCATTACTGCTAGGCGATATTGCGGATATTCAGCTTGGCCCACAAATGCGCCGTGGCATTGCTGAGCTTAACGGCGAAGGTGAAACTGTTGGCGGTGTGGTGGTGATGCGTTTTGGAGAAAACGCCGAGCAAACCATTGCTGGCGTTAAAGCAAAGCTTGAAGAGCTAAAGCAGGGGCTGCCAGACGGTGTTGAAATTGTCACAGTCTACGATCGCGCTAATTTAATTGAGCGTGCTGTTGAAAACCTATGGTCAAAACTGTTGGAAGAATTGGCGATAGTTGCGCTGGTCTGTGCGGTATTTTTGTTTCATCTGCGCTCCGCGGTGGTTGCGGTTATCAGCCTGCCAATTGGGATTCTAGTGGCCTTTATCATTATGTATTGGCAAGGCATTAATGCCAACATTATGTCGTTAGGCGGTATTGCGATTGCAATTGGCGCGATGACCGATGGTGCAATTGTGATGATTGAAAATATGCACAAGCATCTGGAAAAAGCTTCTTCGAATGGCGCAATAGATAATAAGGCGCGCTGGCAGTTAGTGGCAAAATCTGCTGCCGAAGTTGGGCCTGCATTATTCTTTAGTTTATTGATTATTACCGTAAGCTTTTTACCTGTATTTATATTGGAAGCGCAAGAAGGGCGAATGTTCTCGCCACTCGCTTACACCAAAACCTATGCAATGGCCGCTGCAGCGGGTTTAGCAATTACGCTAGTTCCTGTGCTGATGGGCTATTTTATTCGTGGCAAGCTGGTGTCTGAACGCAAAAATCCAATTAATCGTTTGTTAATTACTATTTACCTGCCTGTGTTAAGCGCTGTACTTAAATTTCCAAAATCGACCGTATTAGCGGCCTTGGTGGTGACTTACATTGGCTTTATGCCAGTGAATCAAATTGGTAGCGAGTTTATGCCTTCGCTGGACGAAGGGGATTTAATGTATATGCCAACCACGTATCCGGGCCTATCGATTGGTAAAGCCAGGGAGCTACTACAGCAAACCGACAAGTTGATTCGTACCATTCCCGAAGTGCAAAACGTGTTTGGCAAAATTGGCCGGGCTGAAACCGCAACAGACCCTGCGCCACTTACCATGATTGAAACTTTTATTCAGCTGAAACCGCGAAGCCAGTGGCGAGCGGGAATAACCACCGATTATTTAATCGCTGAGCTGGATCAATTGGTGAAATTTCCCGGATTAACCAACGCTTGGGTGATGCCGATTAAAACCCGTATCGATATGCTTGCCACGGGGATTAAAACGCCAGTTGGCATTAAAATCGCGGGTAGTGATTTAGCGGTGATCGAGCAAATTGGCCAACAAATCGAGCAAGTGCTAGGTGAACATCAAGGTACAGCCTCTGTTTATGCCGAACGTGTTGCGGGTGGGCGCTATATCGATATTGACATTGATCGCATTAAAGCGTCGCATTATGGATTAAGTATCGCCGAGGTTCAGCAAGTGGTGGCAACTGCTGTCGGTGGCATGAATATCGGGCAAACGGTGGAAGGACTCGCGCGCTATCCGATCAATTTGCGCTACCCGCAAGATTTCCGCAATTCGCCAGAGCAGCTGGCTCGCTTGCCGATAGTAACAGCTAGTGGCTTACATATAGCGCTAGGCGATGTTGCAAATATTGGTATCAAATTGGGGCCACCAGCCATTAAAAGCGAAAATGCACGGTTAAATGGTATTGTCTTTGTTGATGTCGACCCTGACGTTGATCTTGCTAGCTATGTAACCAGCGCAAAAGCTATGCTTGCCGAAGAAATACCGTTGCCTGTGGGCTATTCGCTCACTTGGGCGGGGCAATATGAGTATATGGCCAGAGCGCAGGAAAAACTGACTTATGTATTGCCGCTGACGCTAGCGATTATTGTGATTTTGCTGTATTTGAATTTCCGTCAACTCACCGAAGTGGCGATTATTTTGGCAACACTGCCACTGGCAATGATTGGCGGTATTTGGCTGATTTACCTAGAGTCGTTTAATTTTTCTGTTGCCGTGGGCGTTGGTTTTATTGCCTTGGCAGGCGTAGCCGTGGAAATTGGCGTAATAATGCTGGTTTATCTTAATCAAGCTTATCAAGCGGCGTTAGATAAATGCCAGCAACGCAGCCAGTTAATGACTAATACCATGCTTATTGAAGCGATTTTGCAAGGGGCGGGAATGCGAGTTCGCCCTGTAGTGATGACGGTCGCCACCATTATCATTGGTTTGTTGCCGATTTTGTATGGCAGCGGCACGGGCGCTGAGGTGATGCGACGAATTGCCGCACCCATGGTGGGTGGTATGGTGTCGGCACTAGTGTTAACCTTACTGGTATTACCTGTTGTCTACTATCTCTGGCGAAGAAAAGGCATAAGAAAAAATTAG
- a CDS encoding PepSY domain-containing protein, whose translation MQNKYKQSKRNKSWQQLSRIWHKWLMVVLGVPFLIWAITGLYMVAINIHYIHGNSLVHNHQTKIAPSDIRLPIIELAGRYPNIQSFTIAMLIDKPVYQLTIKSSEKHGDGSHTINNNQTLLVDAQTGAQLSPLSKALALAVAEHEYTGEGEVTSVELIAENTPFELSARHLPVWRIDYQGLDGASIYVSALTGQVVTKRHNYWRVFDYFFRFHLMDYQDGEADNQLLFATIIASLLAVFSGMVLLYFRIKPRMTSRLKSRMTLRMTSRKEFLVSKPNLRQDHQPNTDFVHSSSAQQGESHAVD comes from the coding sequence GTGCAAAATAAATACAAACAAAGCAAGCGCAACAAAAGCTGGCAGCAGCTAAGCCGAATTTGGCATAAATGGCTAATGGTGGTATTAGGTGTCCCATTTTTAATTTGGGCAATCACCGGCCTTTATATGGTGGCAATTAATATTCACTATATTCACGGCAACTCGTTGGTTCACAACCATCAAACAAAAATAGCGCCAAGTGATATTAGGCTCCCCATTATAGAGCTTGCAGGGCGTTACCCTAATATTCAATCTTTCACTATTGCCATGTTAATTGATAAACCTGTTTATCAATTAACGATAAAATCCAGTGAAAAGCATGGCGATGGCTCGCACACAATTAATAATAATCAAACACTACTTGTTGACGCCCAAACGGGTGCACAGTTATCGCCGCTTTCAAAAGCATTAGCACTTGCCGTTGCTGAACACGAATATACGGGCGAAGGTGAGGTAACGAGCGTCGAGTTGATTGCAGAAAATACGCCATTTGAGTTAAGTGCAAGACATTTACCTGTTTGGCGAATTGATTATCAAGGGTTAGATGGTGCCAGTATTTATGTGTCAGCGTTAACGGGGCAAGTGGTTACCAAACGCCACAACTATTGGCGTGTTTTTGATTACTTCTTTCGTTTTCATTTAATGGATTATCAAGATGGTGAAGCTGACAACCAATTGTTGTTCGCGACAATAATCGCAAGCTTGCTGGCGGTGTTTAGCGGTATGGTTTTACTGTACTTTCGTATAAAACCCCGTATGACATCTCGCTTGAAATCTCGTATGACACTCCGAATGACATCTCGCAAGGAATTTCTCGTATCAAAGCCAAATCTTCGACAAGACCACCAGCCAAATACTGACTTTGTGCACTCATCTAGCGCCCAGCAAGGAGAGTCTCATGCGGTGGATTAG
- a CDS encoding PepSY domain-containing protein: protein MRWIRTTHKWLSLLLALQVLLWLLSGLYFNVMDSHKARGNTYRASSSAVLAAHQQTGIDINQLIEPSVILSKASSATDIQLTQLLGEPIYIVRHEKGVYRHFVNQYSLFHAYTGEPFSLTESHIRQIAKASYSGQGDIVNASFYESNLSEFPHQQNPSWQVNFADELATSVYIESATGRVIGHSDQNKRLADIAFMLHFMDYGKSGNFNHGLIIFFALCFVWLAISGVIWSVQLAAQGEYRIGKKIY, encoded by the coding sequence ATGCGGTGGATTAGAACAACGCATAAATGGCTATCTTTGCTACTGGCGTTGCAAGTATTACTGTGGCTACTTTCTGGTTTGTATTTTAATGTCATGGATAGCCATAAGGCACGAGGCAATACGTATCGCGCTAGCAGCAGTGCAGTGCTAGCGGCGCATCAACAAACGGGTATTGATATAAATCAGTTGATAGAGCCTAGTGTTATTCTTAGCAAAGCATCTTCTGCAACCGATATTCAACTCACGCAATTGCTTGGCGAGCCGATTTACATTGTCCGTCATGAAAAGGGGGTGTATCGACATTTTGTCAATCAATACAGCCTATTCCACGCCTATACGGGCGAGCCTTTTAGCTTGACCGAAAGCCATATCCGCCAAATAGCCAAGGCAAGCTATTCAGGGCAAGGCGATATTGTAAATGCGAGCTTTTATGAGTCAAACCTGTCGGAATTTCCCCATCAGCAAAATCCAAGTTGGCAGGTCAATTTTGCTGATGAACTGGCGACAAGTGTTTATATTGAATCCGCGACGGGACGAGTAATAGGGCATAGCGACCAGAACAAACGCTTAGCCGATATTGCCTTCATGCTGCATTTTATGGACTACGGCAAAAGCGGCAATTTTAATCATGGGTTGATTATTTTCTTTGCCTTGTGTTTCGTGTGGCTTGCCATTAGTGGTGTTATTTGGTCTGTGCAACTGGCAGCACAAGGTGAATATCGAATTGGCAAAAAAATCTATTAA
- a CDS encoding aminotransferase-like domain-containing protein — protein MADNKIWAPNLNEALAASTSKKPLYLQIVDAMAQDIASGKLAIGEKLPPQRQLAWHLDINLSTVTKAFRQAAKQQLISGEVGRGTYVLGQSAEAELFLLKQSAEQTVIDLSTHQPAKLLDKRGEDNALELAIAKLSEQAGGLSEYLDYQSPSFVAELKLAGAKWLSDLGYPISAQHCLITNTAQNALMISLMACCQKDEVVLVNELTFPGMKALAKQMGIKLYGVKSDHLGLVPEALALAIRTTGAKVLVSDPLYQNPTAASMNDKRISDIKAIISREKILFIEEYVIGALSGRPPISADIQSQSIVISSFAKAISPGIRFAVIAGQHPVLTQISQQSHATSWQLSPLTAAIAKLWIDDGTAHARTKAQQQEISARFKLFATIFPSKVTTANEFTGDKVRGNTHNKKADNTKQANPLCSHVWLRVNQDADLVAEQLETQGVRVVPARVFAVSHHFPHAIRVSLTAAKSHKELVKALNTIKQSGFIE, from the coding sequence ATGGCGGACAATAAAATCTGGGCACCTAATCTTAACGAAGCACTTGCAGCGAGTACTTCGAAAAAACCACTTTACCTGCAAATAGTCGATGCGATGGCGCAAGATATCGCCAGTGGTAAGCTTGCAATTGGCGAAAAACTGCCACCGCAACGTCAGCTTGCATGGCATTTAGATATTAACCTGAGTACGGTAACTAAAGCGTTTCGCCAAGCAGCAAAGCAGCAGTTAATTTCTGGCGAAGTTGGTCGCGGTACTTATGTGCTTGGCCAAAGCGCTGAGGCTGAACTGTTTTTATTAAAACAATCGGCTGAACAAACCGTGATCGATTTAAGTACCCACCAACCAGCAAAATTACTCGACAAGCGCGGTGAAGATAATGCGCTAGAGCTAGCAATTGCCAAACTCAGTGAGCAAGCTGGTGGGCTTAGCGAATACTTAGATTACCAATCGCCAAGCTTTGTTGCAGAACTGAAATTAGCAGGAGCAAAGTGGCTATCGGATTTAGGTTACCCGATCAGCGCCCAGCACTGTTTGATCACCAATACCGCACAAAATGCGCTAATGATAAGCCTAATGGCGTGTTGTCAAAAAGACGAAGTAGTATTGGTAAACGAGCTCACATTTCCGGGAATGAAAGCGCTCGCCAAACAAATGGGTATCAAGCTTTATGGAGTAAAAAGCGATCATTTAGGGTTAGTGCCTGAAGCCTTAGCACTTGCCATTCGCACCACGGGCGCGAAAGTACTGGTTTCAGATCCGCTTTATCAAAACCCCACGGCTGCGTCGATGAACGACAAACGCATCAGTGATATCAAAGCAATTATTAGTCGTGAAAAGATATTGTTTATCGAAGAGTATGTCATTGGTGCGCTCTCTGGCAGACCGCCTATTTCTGCAGATATTCAATCGCAATCTATTGTCATTTCGAGCTTTGCCAAAGCGATATCGCCCGGCATTCGTTTTGCGGTTATTGCCGGTCAACACCCTGTGCTGACTCAAATTAGCCAACAAAGCCATGCCACAAGCTGGCAACTTAGCCCACTCACCGCCGCTATTGCTAAACTATGGATTGACGATGGCACAGCACATGCTCGAACCAAAGCACAACAGCAAGAGATATCAGCGCGATTTAAGTTATTTGCAACGATCTTCCCTAGCAAAGTAACTACAGCGAATGAGTTTACTGGCGATAAAGTCAGAGGTAATACTCATAACAAAAAAGCTGACAACACAAAGCAAGCAAACCCGCTTTGCTCTCATGTTTGGTTACGGGTAAATCAAGACGCTGATCTGGTCGCTGAACAGTTGGAAACTCAAGGCGTGCGAGTTGTTCCGGCGCGTGTTTTTGCGGTCAGCCACCATTTTCCTCACGCGATCCGAGTGAGCTTAACCGCAGCAAAAAGTCATAAAGAACTGGTAAAAGCGCTTAACACAATCAAGCAATCTGGCTTTATCGAATAG
- a CDS encoding threonine dehydratase — protein sequence MFNLSDIKHAADVIYQIMPPTPQYNWPQLSKQLGCDVWVKHENHTPTTAFKVRGGIYLLNQLMQRADRPAGILSATRGNHGQSLSFAGQKTGMPVTIVVPEGNSEDQNAAIKGFGANLVVHGKDFEAARQHSATLVESTGYQPVAPFAPKLVIGVATYALEFLQAVKDLDVVYVPIGMGSGICGLIKTRDLLGIKTEIVGVVAEGAPAFAESFNAGKIIPGQEVNTLADGVATRTPLPEAFEIIKGGASRVITVTEQQITQAMYLYFKTTHNLSEGAGAVSLAGLIAEQAQMKGKRVGVVLSGGNIDFARFSEYISPYLSGDLMASVGASAA from the coding sequence ATGTTTAACCTGTCAGATATTAAACACGCAGCCGATGTTATTTATCAAATTATGCCGCCAACGCCACAATACAACTGGCCGCAATTATCAAAGCAATTGGGCTGTGATGTTTGGGTAAAACATGAAAACCACACACCAACCACTGCCTTTAAAGTGCGCGGCGGCATTTATTTACTGAATCAGTTGATGCAACGCGCTGACAGGCCTGCAGGTATTTTGTCGGCAACACGCGGGAATCACGGACAAAGTTTGTCGTTTGCGGGTCAAAAAACCGGAATGCCAGTGACTATAGTTGTTCCAGAGGGCAACAGTGAGGATCAAAATGCAGCGATAAAAGGTTTTGGTGCCAATTTAGTGGTGCACGGCAAAGACTTTGAAGCGGCTAGGCAGCACAGTGCCACTTTGGTGGAAAGCACTGGCTATCAACCAGTAGCGCCATTTGCGCCTAAGTTGGTAATCGGGGTTGCGACCTACGCGCTTGAATTCTTGCAAGCAGTAAAAGATTTAGATGTTGTTTATGTGCCAATCGGCATGGGATCAGGTATTTGTGGTTTGATCAAAACGCGTGATTTATTGGGTATAAAAACTGAAATTGTTGGCGTGGTAGCAGAGGGTGCACCTGCTTTTGCTGAATCATTCAACGCTGGCAAAATCATTCCTGGCCAAGAAGTAAATACCTTAGCTGACGGTGTTGCCACACGCACACCGCTTCCTGAGGCGTTTGAGATTATTAAAGGTGGTGCCAGTCGCGTGATAACGGTGACCGAGCAACAAATCACGCAGGCCATGTATTTGTACTTTAAAACGACGCACAACCTAAGTGAGGGAGCTGGTGCTGTTTCACTCGCGGGCTTGATTGCCGAGCAAGCTCAGATGAAAGGCAAGCGTGTTGGGGTTGTGCTTTCTGGCGGTAATATCGATTTTGCGCGTTTTAGTGAATATATATCGCCTTACCTTTCCGGTGATTTAATGGCAAGCGTTGGTGCTTCTGCGGCCTAG
- a CDS encoding DUF2986 domain-containing protein, with translation MNRKKKIKSTLLAKQKKANAKLHKSNKPKYVSKAERAKLAEQAEETSTTLGDNAATSTEHP, from the coding sequence ATGAACCGTAAAAAGAAAATCAAATCAACCTTGTTGGCGAAGCAGAAAAAAGCCAATGCTAAGCTACATAAAAGCAATAAGCCAAAATATGTCTCGAAAGCAGAGCGCGCGAAGCTTGCTGAGCAAGCTGAAGAAACCAGCACAACATTAGGCGACAACGCCGCAACGAGTACAGAGCATCCATAA